The following coding sequences are from one Helicoverpa zea isolate HzStark_Cry1AcR chromosome 4, ilHelZeax1.1, whole genome shotgun sequence window:
- the LOC124629605 gene encoding E3 ubiquitin-protein ligase Ufd4 isoform X1: MAEVDPETLLEWLLTGQGDERDMQLIALEQLCMLLLMSDNVDRCFESCPPRTFLPALCKIFLDECAPDNVLEVTARAITYYLDVSAECTRRIVAIEGAVKAICSRLLTVDPNNRTSKDLAEQCIKVLELVCTREAGAVWEGGGLPAVLHFITHHGTSVHKDTLHSAMAVVSRVCGKMEPGDARVGDAVSSLSALLRHNDARVADAALRCFASLADRFARAHADPAPLAEHGLIEELVRRLGSAESGDDKCSAPAVSTTVSLLSTLCRGSAQITHDLVRLELCSAVEAAVQADERWCLECMRLVDLLLVLLCEGRHAIQNGSTRNGSSTSGSSGSGGASGEGSSASGSGARGDKSHRQLIDCIRGKDTDALLAAVSSGAVDVNFTDDVGQTLLNWASAFGTREMVEFLCEKGADVNRGQRSSSLHYAACFGRPAIAKVLLRYGANADLRDEDGKTPLDKARERHDQGHREVAAILQCPGEWLVVGSHDSPSPTNDDDFPETGDKEMAAIYLERLVPVFCARYLGAGGAGVRRACLSLVRKMVHYAPARLLRALSRRRDPPAAALLTQLVAAVLDNAGELGARGRAPPRVLRSRYIRPPADDDDGHLIVLGIAEELMVKASDIYLEQFARLGVFSKVEGLAAAPAAFMSSDNDTSSTPGCSEDASCLSSGVGYSWAEWSLCRGRDALYVWSDAAALELSTGSNGWFRFLLDGKLATMYSSGSPEHQTDNTENRGEFIDKLQRARASVKNSVPQPILSKPGTSKLIIGNWALSCKKEKELQIHNTDGQQQTTILREDLPGFIFESNRGTKHSFTAETFLGPELASGWTDRRTVTPHNAVNASRSRLAAKAEALKAQVCERARALYSRHLANAATRQPRPPVARLRALLATMQRLATQPTDDWQRELNESLDQLTELLCGDELLSAYELQSSGLAPSLLQVLSPQANDAPGQAAARARLVRAWVSRRGGAAGGVLARRLVAVLESVERLPVLAPHGDAPPPAAGTLHHLTKRIRLRVERANDETTEDSTSNNGNNAGRNLKVEALTTVRQLERFLAKSVARQWYDMDRATFNFVQKIKAEAPITFTYEHDFDENGIIYFIGSNGGTCEWVNPGAHGLVSVWSSDGRQLPYGRAEDVLSRSPEPLNVHTNDDRRAFIALDLGLQVVPSAYTLRHARGYGRSALRNWLFQMSADGVTWSTLLSHSDEQTLQEPGSTATWRIRADAPYRYLRIQQNGKNASGQSHYLSLSGLEIYGKVVSVNEVGPRQCGGGGAAVGAGGGARARRWSRGARGVCAGARVLRGPDWKWRDQDGPHPALGTVTSDLHNGWVDVRWDHGGRNSYRMGAEGKFDLKVVSGGATGGDNKQGRKSHSTPSLPDATGADHQVSVASTEQASSADNISSEEMASNMSRPRTHATDLSAINNSTHHINTDLATIVESLTLGAESNNCMSDLGNTSFTNMEMGPTSITDITKPYPAKEPVPETNTQECEDNDAADGQYGDHKKDSQSGGSGAMSASEPDLTQQGAARLLESLGVGRGAGAGRGNNPQRAPRTNHSTSLFPSLVRLALSSNFPGGLLSAAQSYPSLVPNAQNALTLSLTSTSSESEQWLQVSLEDFLESCRAPALLTELEDDDEGEDALDSDKENEPTYQEVVSRNLLSLMEEEALEAVRGNSGQGSRQRKPWDDDFVLKRQFSALIPAFDPRPGRTNLNQTVDLEIPLNESSDGEESSSTETGGTSAGAGAGGGRLPALRLVLSAGGASVALERPAWTLYRAVLALTARLPLLDTHRDLTYTLTYKEIEGMETFASSSDSEDDEPCDPERGIAGAEGAEGAMATCCVRVLRRLRSAAPSLPAEAFVSTKLTNKLHQQLQEPLTLAAAATPLWCQQLNDWCPFLFPLETRQMFFACTAFGTSRTIVWLQAQRDRALDRQRSGNTVSPRRAELEATEFRMGRLRHERVRIPRQPDLLRSAMQVMRVHAGRKSVLEVEFAGEEGTGLGPTLEFYALVAAELQRADLAMWLSDAPAAAPDDSAPHHLVLPDEKPPGYYVTRAGGLFPAPLPQDSPICDTVCKYFWFLGVFLAKVLQDGRLVDLPISEPFLRIMCGEELTNDCLEEIDPIRHRFLQSVVAAAEQYDSIMRDPTLDEDERSAQVAALTVEGATFEQLALTMTHVAAHADPAVAVQPLCDNGENIEVGGHNARAYAESSARWMVRGGVRRQTAAFRRGFGAVFPPRRLRAFCAAELRLLLCGERGPVWTRDHLLQYTEPKLGYTRDSPGFLRLVDVLVEMSLRERKAFLQFATGCSSLPPGGLANLHPRLTVVRKVDAGDGSYPSVNTCVHYLKLPEYSCKEVLRERLLAATNERGFHLN, translated from the exons ATGGCGGAAGTGGATCCAGAAACATTATTAGAATGGCTGCTGACTGGGCAGGGTGATGAGCGTGACATGCAGCTCATTGCTCTTGAACAACTGTGCATGTTGCTGCTCATGTCTGACAATGTTGATAGATGCTTTGAAAG cTGTCCTCCAAGAACATTTCTTCCAGCATTGTGTAAAATATTCTTAGATGAATGTGCACCAGACAATGTGTTGGAAGTGACAGCCAGAGCTATTACTTACTATTTGGATGTGTCTG CTGAATGTACAAGACGGATAGTGGCTATTGAAGGAGCAGTGAAGGCCATTTGTAGCAGACTGCTCACAGTTGATCCTAACAATCGCACCAGCAAGGACCTTGCTGAGCAGTGCATTAAA GTATTGGAATTGGTGTGCACCAGAGAAGCAGGTGCCGTGTGGGAAGGTGGTGGCCTCCCTGCTGTTTTACATTTCATTACACATCATGGTACATCTGTGCACAAGGATACACTTCACTCAGCCATGGCAGTTGTTTCAAG GGTTTGTGGCAAAATGGAGCCGGGTGATGCACGCGTGGGCGATGCGGTGTCGTCACTGTCGGCGCTGCTGCGTCACAATGACGCCCGAGTGGCCGACGCTGCTCTGCGCTGCTTTGCCTCTCTAGCTGATCGGTTTGCTCGCGCGCATGCTGACCCAGCCCCTCTTGCTGAGCATG GTTTGATTGAGGAACTAGTTCGCCGATTGGGAAGTGCTGAAAGTGGTGATGATAAGTGTTCAGCTCCTGCAGTATCCACCACAGTCAGTCTGCTCTCCACACTATGCCGAGGTTCTGCACAGATCACACAT GACCTCGTCCGCCTGGAGTTGTGCTCAGCTGTGGAGGCAGCTGTGCAGGCCGATGAGCGCTGGTGTCTCGAATGTATGCGTCTCGTTGATCTGTTGCTTGTGCTCTTGTGTGAAGGACGGCACGCCATACAAAA TGGTTCAACTCGAAACGGGAGTTCGACATCTGGGTCGAGCGGCTCTGGCGGCGCGAGCGGCGAGGGCTCGTCGGCGAGCGGCAGCGGCGCCCGCGGCGACAAGTCGCACCGGCAGCTCATCGACTGCATCCGCGGCAAGGACACGGACGCGCTGCTCGCCGCCGTCTCCAGCGGCGCCGTCGACGTCAACTTCACTGACGACGTCGGACAAACATTGCTCAACTGGGCCTCGGCTTTCGGTACCAGGGAAATGGTCGAGTTCCTGTGTGAAAAAG GTGCTGATGTAAACCGTGGTCAACGTAGTTCATCTCTGCACTACGCGGCGTGCTTCGGTCGCCCCGCTATCGCCAAGGTGCTCCTTCGCTACGGGGCTAATGCGGATTTGCGAGATGAGGACGGCAAGACACCACTTGATAAGGCTCGCGAAAGACACGATCAAG GTCACAGGGAAGTGGCAGCTATTCTTCAGTGCCCTGGCGAGTGGTTGGTTGTCGGTAGTCACGACTCACCATCACCTaccaatgatgatgattttccTGAAACTGGAGACAAGGAAATGGCAGCAATTTACCTAGA ACGGCTGGTGCCGGTGTTCTGCGCGCGCTACctgggcgcgggcggcgcgggcgtgcGGCGCGCGTGCCTGTCGCTGGTGCGCAAGATGGTGCACTACGCGCCCGCCCGCCTGCTGCGCGCGCTGTCCCGCCGCCGCGacccgcccgccgccgcgctgctCACGCAGCTCGtcgccgccgtgctcgacaACGCC GGCGAGCTGGGCGCGAGAggccgcgcgccgccgcgaGTGCTGCGCAGCCGCTATATCCGCCCGCCTGCG GACGACGACGACGGTCACCTCATAGTGCTGGGTATCGCAGAAGAGCTCATGGTGAAGGCATCCGACATATACCTGGAGCAGTTCGCGCGTCTCGGCGTCTTCAGCAAGGTGGAGGGGCTGGCCGCTGCGCCGGCTGCTTTCATGTCTTCTGATAATGACACTTCTAGTACTCCGG GTTGCAGTGAAGACGCGTCGTGCCTGTCAAGCGGCGTGGGCTACTCGTGGGCGGAGTGGTCGCTGTGCCGCGGCCGCGACGCGCTCTACGTGTGGAGTGACGCGGCCGCGCTCGAGCTCAGCACCGGCAGTAATGGCTGGTTCCGCTTCCTGCTCGACGGCAAACTGGCCACTATGTACTCCAGCGGCAGCCCTGAACATCAGACTGATAATACTG AAAACCGTGGTGAATTTATCGACAAACTGCAAAGAGCTCGAGCCTCAGTAAAGAATTCGGTCCCACAACCGATTCTTTCGAAGCCAGGGACGTCTAAATTGATTATTGGTAACTGGGCTCTTTCCTGCAAAAA AGAAAAAGAATTACAAATCCACAACACAGATGGTCAGCAACAGACTACAATACTCAGAGAAGACTTGcctggttttatttttgaatcgaACAGGGGAACCAAACACTCATTTACTGCTGAAACCTTTTTAG GTCCCGAGTTGGCAAGCGGCTGGACAGACCGCAGGACTGTGACACCTCATAATGCAGTAAATGCAAGTCGATCACGATTGGCAGCTAAAGCAGAAGCATTGAAAGCACAG GTGTGCGAGCGAGCCCGCGCGCTGTACTCGCGGCACCTGGCCAACGCCGCCACGCGCCAGCCGCGCCCGCCCGTCGCCCGGCTGCGGGCCCTGCTCGCCACCATGCAGCGCCTCGCCACGCAGCCCACAG ACGACTGGCAGCGCGAGCTGAATGAGTCCCTCGATCAACTGACTGAGCTGTTGTGTGGAGACGAACTGCTCTCAGCGTACGAATTGCAGTCCAGTGGTCTAGCGCCTTCCTTGCTGCAAGTGCTTTCACCACAAGCGAACG ACGCGCCGGGTcaggcggcggcgcgcgcgcggctGGTGCGCGCGTGGGTgtcgcggcgcggcggcgcggcgggcggcgtgCTGGCGCGGCGCCTGGTGGCCGTGCTGGAGAGCGTGGAGCGCCTGCCCGTGCTGGCGCCGCACGGcgacgcgccgccgcccgcggcCGGCACGCTGCACCACCTCACCAAGCGCATCAG GTTGCGTGTCGAGCGTGCAAACGATGAAACTACCGAGGACTCAACGTCGAACAACGGCAACAACGCCGGCCGCAATCTGAAAGTAGAGGCGTTGACGACTGTACGACAGCTAGAGAGGTTCCTCGCCAAGTCGGTCGCCCGCCAGTGGTACGATATGGACCGCGCCACATTTAACTTCGTACAGAAGATCAAAGCCGAGGCGCCCATTACATTTACATACGAA caTGATTTCGACGAGAATGGAATCATTTACTTTATTGGCAGCAATGGAGGCACATGCGAATGGGTAAATCCCGGTGCCCACGGTCTGGTCAGTGTTTGGTCGTCTGACGGCAGACAGTTGCCGTACGGTCGCGCCGAGGATGTGCTCTCGAGGTCCCCGGAGCCTCTAAATGTACACACGAACGATGATAGACGAGCGTTCATAGCGTTAGATTTGGGTTTACAAGTAGTGCCTTCAGCGTACACTTTACGTCACGCTCGCGGCTATGGGCGTTCAGCGCTCAGAAATTGGCTATTTCAA ATGTCAGCTGACGGCGTGACATGGAGCACGCTGTTGTCGCACAGCGACGAACAAACGTTACAGGAGCCGGGCAGTACGGCCACGTGGCGGATCCGCGCCGACGCGCCGTATCGATACCTCAGGATACAGCAGAACGGAAAGAATGCCAGCGGACAGAGCCATTATCTGTCACTCTCCGGCCTTGAGATTTATGGCAAA GTGGTGAGCGTGAACGAGGTGGGTCCGCGTcagtgcggcggcggcggcgcggcggtggGGGCTGGGggcggggcgcgggcgcggcgctggTCGCGCGGGGCCCGCGGGGTCTGCGCGGGCGCGCGGGTGCTGCGCGGCCCCGACTGGAAGTGGCGCGACCAGGACGGCCCGCATCCCGCGCTCGGCACCGTCACCTCTGACCTGCACAATGGATGGGTCGATGTCAG GTGGGACCATGGAGGACGCAACTCCTACCGAATGGGTGCGGAGGGCAAATTCGACCTAAAGGTGGTGAGCGGTGGCGCCACCGGCGGCGATAACAAACAAGGCCGCAAGAGCCACTCCACTCCCAGCCTGCCTGATGCTACGGGCGCCGACCATCAG GTATCAGTAGCATCGACCGAGCAAGCGTCGTCGGCGGACAACATATCGAGCGAGGAGATGGCGAGCAACATGTCGCGGCCCCGCACCCACGCGACTGACCTCTCTGCTATCAACAATTCTACGCACCATATTAATACAG ATCTAGCAACAATTGTAGAATCGCTGACACTTGGAGCGGAGAGCAATAATTGCATGTCCGATTTGGGCAACACATCCTTCACAAATATGGAAATGGGCCCCACAAGTATTACCGACATCACCAAACCCTACCCAGCCAAAGAACCGGTACCAGAAACTAATACTCAAGAG TGTGAGGACAACGACGCTGCCGATGGTCAGTATGGTGACCACAAGAAAGACAGTCAGTCCGGTGGCTCAGGCGCAATGAGCGCTAGCGAACCAGATTTAACTCAACAG GGTGCCGCAAGGCTGTTGGAATCTCTAGGAGTGGGTCGCGGCGCGGGTGCCGGTCGCGGCAACAACCCACAGCGTGCTCCTCGGACTAACCACTCCACTAGCCTATTCCCAAG TTTGGTGCGCCTCGCTCTCTCAAGCAACTTCCCTGGAGGACTACTCTCAGCTGCTCAAAGCTACCCGTCGCTGGTTCCAAACGCACAAAATGCTCTGACCCTGTCTCTCACGTCCACGTCGAGTGAAAGTGAAcag TGGCTGCAGGTGTCGTTAGAAGACTTCCTGGAGTCGTGTCGCGCTCCCGCCTTGCTGACGGAGCTGGAGGACGACGATGAAGGCGAAGACGCGCTCGATAGTGATAAGGAAAACGAACCCACATATCAAGAGGTA GTCTCACGGAATCTGCTGTCATTGATGGAAGAAGAAGCTTTGGAAGCGGTTCGAGGTAACAGTGGCCAGGGTAGCCGCCAGCGTAAACCATGGGACGATGATTTCGTTTTAAAACGACAGTTCTCAGCGCTCATACCGGCGTTCGACCCTCGACCTGGAAGAACTAATCTGAACCAAACTGTTG ATCTGGAAATCCCTCTGAACGAGTCATCGgacggtgaggagagcagcagcACGGAGACGGGCGGCACGAGCGCGGgtgcgggcgcgggcggcgggcggcTGCCGGCGCTGCGGCTGGTGCtgagcgcgggcggcgcgtcggTGGCGCTGGAGCGGCCGGCCTGGACGCTGTACCGCGCCGTACTGGCGCTGACTGCTCGGCTGCCGCTGCTCGACACGCACCGCGACCTCACATACAC ATTAACATACAAGGAAATTGAGGGCATGGAAACATTCGCCTCTTCCAGCGACAGCGAGGATGACGAACCGTGCGATCCGG AGCGCGGAATCGCGGGTGCAGAGGGTGCGGAAGGCGCGATGGCGACGTGCTGCGTGCGCGTGCTGCGGCGCCTGCGCAGTGCCGCGCCCTCGCTGCCGGCCGAGGCCTTCGTGTCTACCAAGCTTACTAACAAACTGCACCAGCAGCTGCAAGAACCTCTCACTCTTGCCGCCGCTGCCACGCCGCTGTG GTGCCAGCAGTTGAACGATTGGTGTCCGTTCCTGTTCCCTCTAGAGACACGCCAAATGTTCTTCGCGTGCACTGCCTTTGGAACGTCTCGCACTATCGTCTGGTTGCAGGCTCAGCGGGATCGCGCTCTCGATAGACAAAG ATCTGGTAACACGGTGTCTCCGCGCCGTGCTGAGCTCGAAGCGACAGAGTTCCGCATGGGTCGCCTGCGGCACGAGCGAGTGCGGATACCGCGCCAGCCGGACCTGCTGCGCTCTGCTATGCAG GTGATGCGCGTGCACGCGGGCCGCAAGTCGGTGCTGGAGGTGGAGTTCGCGGGCGAGGAGGGCACGGGGCTGGGCCCCACGCTGGAGTTCTACGCGCTCGTGGCGGCCGAGCTGCAGCGCGCCGACCTCGCCATGTGGCTCAGCgacgcgcccgccgccgcgcccgacgACTCCGCGCCGCACCACCTCGTGCTGCCCGACG AGAAACCGCCGGGATACTACGTGACCCGTGCAGGCGGTCTGTTCCCAGCGCCGCTCCCTCAAGACTCCCCCATCTGTGATACAGTTTGCAAATATTTCTGGTTCTTAGGAGTATTTTTAGctaag GTTCTGCAGGACGGGCGGCTCGTCGATTTACCGATCTCAGAGCCCTTCCTGCGTATTATGTGCGGCGAGGAATTGACCAATGACTGTTTAGAGGAGATTGATCCAATCAGGCATCG GTTCCTGCAGAGCGTGGTAGCGGCTGCAGAGCAGTACGACAGCATCATGCGCGACCCCACCCTGGACGAAGACGAGCGCAGTGCTCAAGTCGCCGCGCTCACCGTGGAGGGCGCCACCTTCGAGCAGCTCGCGCTCACCATGACGCACGTGGCGGCCCACGCCGACCCCGCCGTCGCCGTGCAGCCGCTCTGCGACAACGGCGAGAACATCGAG GTGGGAGGACACAACGCGCGCGCGTACGCGGAGAGCAGCGCGCGCTGGATGGTGCGCGGCGGCGTGCGGCGCCAGACCGCCGCCTTCCGCCGCGGCTTCGGCGCCGTGTtcccgccgcgccgcctgcgcgccttCTGCGCCGCCGAGCTGCGCCTGCTGCTGTGCGGCGAGCGCGGGCCCGTGTGGACGCGCGACCACCTGCTGCAGTACACCGAGCCCAAGCTCGGCTACACGCGCGACAG